The following proteins come from a genomic window of Malus domestica chromosome 02, GDT2T_hap1:
- the LOC103450121 gene encoding protein NDL1-like yields MAESNDAVSLDMEKIYLSGKEHFIRTGRGSVSVIVYGDQEKPSLITYPDLALNHVSCFQGLFFCPEAASLLLHNFCIYHISPPGHELGAASICPDDPVPSVDDLADQILEVLNFFGLGAVMCMGVTAGAYILSLFAMKYRERVLGLILVSPLCKAPSWTEWFYNKVMSNMLYFYGMCGLLKECMLQRYFSKDVRGSVEVPESDIVQACRKLLEERQSLNVWRFLQAINRRPDITEGLKSLRCRTLIFVGDSSPFHSEALHMTSKLDRRYSALVEVQACGSMVTEEQPHAMLIPMEYFLMGYGLYRPCHFSDSPRSPLSPSCISPELLSPESMGLKLKPIKTRVSLSL; encoded by the exons ATGGCTGAATCAAATGACGCCGTCTCCCTCGATATGGAGAAGATCTATCTCAGTGGAAAG GAACATTTTATTCGAACTGGCCGTGGTTCTGTATCCGTTATCGTGTATGGTGACCAAGAGAAGCCTTCACTTATCACTTATCCTGATTTAGCTCTAAATC ATGTGTCTTGTTTCCAAGGGTTATTCTTTTGTCCGGAAGCAGCTTCATTGCTGCTTCACAACTTCTGCATATATCATATCAGTCCTCCTGGCCATGAG TTAGGAGCTGCTTCAATTTGTCCAGATGATCCTGTGCCTTCAGTTGATGACTTGGCAGATCAGATCCTcgaggttctcaatttttttgG GCTTGGTGCGGTTATGTGTATGGGGGTGACAGCGGGTGCTTATATCCTTTCCTTATTTGCT ATGAAATATAGGGAGCGTGTCCTTGGATTGATACTTGTATCCCCTTTATGCAAAGCGCCGTCTTGGACAGAATGGTTTTATAATAAG GTGATGTCGAATATGCTATATTTCTATGGCATGTGTGGATTGCTAAAAGAGTGTATGCTTCAGCGCTACTTCAGTAAG GATGTTCGTGGTAGTGTTGAAGTTCCAGAGTCAGATATAGTTCAAGCGTGCAGAAAA TTGCTGGAAGAGAGGCAGAGCTTAAATgtttggagatttcttcaagcaATTAATCG GAGACCTGACATAACAGAAGGGTTAAAATCGCTAAGGTGTCGCACGCTTATTTTTGTTGGGGATAGCTCTCCCTTCCATTCTGAGGCTCTCCACATGACCTCAAAGTTGGACAGGAGATACAGTGCCTTAGTAGAG GTCCAGGCTTGCGGATCCATGGTAACAGAGGAGCAGCCACATGCAATGTTGATACCAATGGAATACTTCTTAATGGGGTATGGCCTGTACCGGCCATGCCATTTCAGCGACAGCCCTAGGAGCCCGCTCAGCCCATCTTGCATCTCCCCGGAGCTTCTCTCCCCAGAAAGCATGGGCTTGAAACTAAAACCGATAAAGACCCGTGTTTCACTCAGCCTATGA